CGCCAGGCCTTGTCCAGGGCGTCCAGGGCCTCTGCGTCGAAGGAGAGAGGGATGACGCGCTTGCCGTCCTCGCGCACCTTCACCTCGCGCTCGGGACGCGGGCCTACGTTGATTCGTCCAGCCTCCGCCTCCCGAATCTTCCACTGGAGGTAGGAGACGTTGCTGCTGCCCGTCGGACGCCCGACGACTTCGCGGTACTTCTCCTGCAATTGCTGCAGCGACATGCCCGCGAAGCGCCCGCGCTGGCGAGCGGGCTGCGTGCCCTCGGCCGAGGTGGTGGCCGGTGCAGCAGGGGCCGGAGGAGGGGCGCTGGGGGCGGTGGCTGTGGCCCGGCGGGAGGGGCTGCGCCGCTTCTTGGCGGCGAGGGATTCCTCGATGCGGCGGATGAGGTACGTCTTGTTCGGGCTGCGCGTCTCCTCGCCCACCACTTCGCGGAAGCGGGCGCGCAGCTCCGTCAAATTCATGGACTCCAGCTTCTTCGTCTTCGGGGCGGTGGTGCGGGGCATGGTGGTGTTTTCCTTTCCGGGCCGTGGGTACACGTCTGCCATTCACAAGGGCGGCCCGGCGGCCCTCATGCGCTGGTGCCCCGCTGGGCGGGGCGTGGGTGGTGAGAGGAGGCGCTACTTGCTGCGGGGGTTGCTGGCGGCGCTCAGGCCGGCCTGATAGGCGGCTTCGAGAGCCTCCTTCAGGCGCCACACCGGCACGTCGTGAAAGT
The Myxococcus xanthus genome window above contains:
- a CDS encoding DUF2924 domain-containing protein; its protein translation is MPRTTAPKTKKLESMNLTELRARFREVVGEETRSPNKTYLIRRIEESLAAKKRRSPSRRATATAPSAPPPAPAAPATTSAEGTQPARQRGRFAGMSLQQLQEKYREVVGRPTGSSNVSYLQWKIREAEAGRINVGPRPEREVKVREDGKRVIPLSFDAEALDALDKAWRDAGLPSRTRFFMRAVHRELTAMGATQAAEHFAPKAEE